In Populus alba chromosome 1, ASM523922v2, whole genome shotgun sequence, a single window of DNA contains:
- the LOC118042556 gene encoding polyadenylate-binding protein 6: MTAAMASWKQQVLQRGASLYVGDLDPEVTETDLRAAFYHVCPISSLRLCRCRLTGKSLCYAYVNLYSHAQASRALGLLNHTNLKGKPMRIMWCQRDPFARKTGFANLFVKNLDFSISSSCLESIFSKYGTILSCKVAGENGRNKGFGFVQFESQDSALAAQTALHDTMLGGKKLHVCKFVKKTERTAAAPCEVFTNLYVKNLDETITEDGLKDMFSVVGDVSSVAIMMDHEGKSKHFGFVNFKSPDDAKKAVDIMNGSVVGSKTLFVGKAQRKSERTMILKQEYKDLQIRIAEKLRASNLYVKNLNVDIDDKKLKDVFSAYGKILSVKVICHNDGTSKQFGFVCFASPAEANKALVALNGALLEGKILHVAKAQWKKDHHQEWHNFSGQNQPQSFYPSNCTTVSSAIHPLHFNFDHSPLLPFLHHPMFCQHFGVQHPFMAQNYQQNFSTHMPVAEVHLGSTLNTRDKSYQQHVCYYHSKTFALT, from the exons ATGACGGCGGCGATGGCGTCGTGGAAGCAACAAGTACTACAGAGGGGAGCGTCCCTGTACGTGGGTGACTTGGACCCGGAAGTAACAGAAACGGACTTGAGAGCTGCGTTTTACCATGTGTGCCCCATTTCCTCCCTCAGACTGTGCCGTTGTCGTCTCACCGGAAAGTCTCTCTGTTACGCCTATGTCAACTTATACTCTCATGCTCAAG CATCTAGAGCTTTGGGTCTTCTAAATCACACTAACTTGAAGGGAAAACCCATGAGGATAATGTGGTGTCAGAGGGACCCTTTTGCAAGAAAGACTGGTTTTGCCAATCTATTTGTAAAGAATCTAGACTTTTCGATCAGCAGCTCTTGCTTGGAGAGCATCTTTAGCAAGTATGGGACAATACTTTCTTGCAAGGTGGCTGGAGAAAACGGAAGGAATAAGGGTTTTGGGTTTGTTCAGTTTGAGTCTCAGGATTCTGCTCTGGCTGCTCAAACGGCTCTCCATGATACTATGCTGGGTGGGAAGAAATT GCATGTCTGCAAATTTGTCAAGAAGACTGAAAGGACAGCAGCAGCACCATGCGAAGTGTTCACCAATCTTTATGTTAAAAATCTAGATGAAACAATAACAGAGGATGGCCTAAAGGATATGTTTTCTGTAGTTGGTGATGTTTCTAGTGTTGCCATCATGATGGATCACGAGGggaaatcaaaacattttgGATTCGTCAACTTTAAGTCTCCAGATGATGCCAAAAAGGCTGTTGATATCATGAATGGTTCTGTAGTAG GTTCGAAGACTTTGTTTGTGGGAAAGGCTCAAAGGAAATCTGAAAGAACAATGATATTGAAGCAAGAATACAAGGACTTGCAAATCAGAATTGCTGAGAAGTTGAGGGCTTCAAATCTGTATGTTAAGAACCTGAATGTAGACATTGATGACAAGAAATTGAAAGACGTTTTCAGTGCCTATGGGAAGATTCTTTCCGTGAAAGTGATATGCCATAATGATGGAACTAGCAAACAATTTGGTTTTGTATGTTTTGCAAGCCCTGCAGAAGCAAACAAGGCTTTGGTTGCACTAAATG GAGCCCTCCTTGAAGGAAAGATTCTTCATGTGGCAAAAGCTCAGTGGAAAAAGGATCACCACCAGGAATGGCACAACTTCTCTGGACAGAACCAACCTCAGTCTTTCTATCCTTCTAACTGCACTACTGTTTCCTCAGCAATCCACCCGcttcatttcaattttgatcactCTCCACTTCTCCCTTTCCTCCACCATCCAATGTTCTGTCAACATTTTGGTGTTCAGCATCCTTTTATGGCACAAAATTACCAGCAGAATTTTTCCACACAT ATGCCAGTGGCGGAAGTGCATCTAGGGAGCACGTTGAACACCAGAGACAAGTCCTACCAACAGCATGTATGCTACtatcattcaaaaacatttgcaTTAACATAG
- the LOC118042559 gene encoding GDSL esterase/lipase APG: MEICYRAPLILALAFALVGVSCAQDALVPAIITFGDSAVDVGNNDYLLTIFKANYPPYGRDFVNHKPTGRFCNGKLATDITAETLGFKSYAPAYLSPEASGKNLLIGSNFASAASGYDEKAAALNNAIPLSRQLEYFKEYQSKLAKVAGSKSASIIKGALYILSAGSSDFLQNYYVNPYLNKIYTADQYGSILVGSFTSFVKTLYGLGARKLGVTSLPPLGCLPAARTLFGFHENGCVSRINADAQRFNKKINSAATSLQKQLPGLKIVIFDIYQPLYDLVQSPSKNGFQEARRGCCGTGTVETTTLLCNPKSPGTCPNATAYVFWDSVHPSQAANQVLADALILQGISLIG, from the exons ATGGAAATCTGCTACAGAGCACCATTGATTTTGGCCCTTGCATTTGCACTTGTGGGTGTTAGCTGTGCGCAAGATGCTCTAGTTCCTGCTATCATAACATTTGGTGACTCGGCTGTGGATGTTGGCAACAACGACTATCTCCTCACGATATTCAAGGCCAATTACCCTCCCTATGGAAGGGACTTCGTCAATCATAAACCTACTGGGAGGTTTTGTAATGGTAAATTAGCCACCGACATCACTG CTGAAACTCTGGGATTCAAGTCTTACGCACCGGCGTATCTGAGCCCAGAAGCATCGGGGAAGAACCTGCTTATTGGATCCAACTTCGCATCTGCAGCATCTGGTTACGATGAAAAGGCAGCTGCCTTGAAC AATGCCATTCCATTGAGCCGGCAACTGGAGTACTTCAAGGAATACCAAAGCAAGCTAGCGAAGGTTGCTGGTAGCAAATCGGCATCGATCATCAAGGGTGCGCTATATATCTTGAGTGCGGGGAGCAGTGACTTTCTTCAGAATTACTACGTCAATCCATACCTGAACAAAATCTATACTGCTGATCAGTATGGCTCAATCCTTGTCGGTTCATTCACGAGCTTCGTCAAG ACCTTGTACGGCTTGGGGGCTAGGAAACTTGGGGTGACTTCACTCCCACCACTGGGTTGCCTTCCAGCTGCCCGAACCCTATTCGGGTTTCACGAGAATGGGTGCGTCTCAAGGATCAACGCTGATGCCCAGCGATTCAACAAGAAGATCAACTCAGCTGCAACAAGTCTCCAAAAACAACTTCCTGGTCTTAAGATTGTTATATTCGACATCTATCAGCCACTCTATGACCTTGTTCAATCTCCTTCAAAAAATG gtTTCCAAGAAGCAAGGAGAGGATGCTGTGGGACGGGAACAGTGGAGACAACAACATTGTTGTGCAATCCAAAATCCCCAGGAACTTGCCCAAATGCCACTGCGTATGTGTTTTGGGACAGCGTCCATCCATCTCAGGCTGCTAATCAGGTTCTTGCTGATGCATTGATTCTTCAAGGCATCTCCCTCATTGGTTGA